The Portunus trituberculatus isolate SZX2019 chromosome 7, ASM1759143v1, whole genome shotgun sequence genome contains the following window.
taagcTAAATAGAGTGAGAAAACAGTGAGATATCTGCAGAGAAAGGCGCCATTTTGGTCAGAATAGAGGGTGTGATGTCGATGACGCAATGTTGTTTTGGATCAGCTGATTGGGTCAAGTTCTCTATTTTCTCCCCGTGGGTTTATTTGTGGTGcctttgtggtgtgtggtgtctcAGGCTTTGTTATTCGATTTTGTACATCATCAGGATCAATAAAAAGGAATTAATTGCTTCGTTGAGATTATTACACAATAGTTAACTAAAAaccgtatttattatttttttttattagtctgtttcttctctgtctttaaTTTGTTTACGCTAGATTTAGTTAGGTTTAGATTGATGgagcttggttaggttaaggtagagATAGGTTGAaataggtcaagttaggttagggtgggATATCTTAAGCTACGtttggtaaatttgcagtttgaaCTAATATACCttatcttgtatttctttttccctatgtctaacaagcttggggacctcctgggaaatAGGGGTTTTAGGATGGAGAAATcatacataacctaacctaaacccatTTTCCtgtagggtaaaatggggttagaaatggtGGTAGAAGTGTGACCTGGATTTTGAGAATGTGTAGAGTTACGTGTGGTGTACCGGTTGAAACTGCAGTGATATCAGCAAAGTTAGGGTAAGATAAAGGtagattaggttaagataggtcaTGTTAGGGTGGCtttggttagggtaggttaaaataggtcaggttaggttccTTCATTTAATTCACCTTACTTAATACAACAGAAAAATCTACTGAAGTTATTACAAATTTTACTCTCacaaactttattattatttctatttccatttatttgttttatttcttcttcctttctatatctattcaattttttttattctttaggctaggttaggctCAGATAGatcaggctaggttaggttaggttaggttagattaacataggtcaggttagatcagataagattaggttaagataggttgatataggtcaggttaagttagggtaggttaagatagttagggtaggttaagaTAGTTCAAGGTTAGGGtgggtttggttaggataggttcCTTCATTTAATTCACCTTACTCACCTGAAATACAGCACAAAATCCACTGAGGTCGTCACAAATTCTTCCTTCCGCAAAATTAATgcatttattctttgttttattcattctttttttattagatattcctttatttattttaatcatttattttatatttgttgtatttctgttaatttattttttttatttagatattcctttattttattttattttgtgctatttctattcatttattttattcctttttattttctatttctatatattttatcccttcctttatattgatttattttatcccttcttcctttctattcatttattttattccttctatttctatttatttcattttttttttctattaattttacccttttttccctgttacttatatttatttaatctcttcttccttctatttatttcatcccctcttcccttctgtttacattcactttattccttctttcctcttttattcacttattttattcctttctcccaTTATTcctattcattaattttatcccttccttttttattttcattccattttattacttcctttttatttctactcctttatttctttcttgtcattttattccttctcttctatcgctgttcatttattttatccgttattctttatttacattcatttattttattccttccccGGCAGGCTCTTATCCGCAccctggccaccaccaccacccgcacgGCCCGCTCCGAGACCCACCCAGGCTACAACAAGCTGCGTTCCACCATGAAGGAGTTCCAGGTGAGGCAGGAATCTCATTAACTCTTACCTGGTGCTCTTCTCTCattaacctgtcactagaaccctgaaaaaaaaaaaacacccccagccaccccaaaacacccccaaccAGCTTAAAAcaccccccaaaacaccctaaaacaccttaaaacaccccgaaaacacctaaaacacccctaaaataccctcaaaacacctcaaaccaACCCAATCCGCCAAGAACCACCACAAACAagctttctcttcctccgcaGATTGACAATGGCCTCCCGATCCACTTGAAGGCGGAGTGATGgacaacctcctcttcctctccaccttgGGAGTGTCTGGCATTGGGCTGTTCATGTGCTTCAAGTTCTATTTCTCCATGGCCTTCCCTCCCAAGAAAGAGTGAATGGAGGGTGttgaattaatctctctctcttatctctctctctctctctctctctgtcgtttatttttatcattccgCACTCTCGTGGTTTTTAAAGAGATGTAATTCGGTTCTTTCTGGATAAACTTGGatattctagtttttttttctctttctttctctctctctttcgtttattttttttttttttgtctttctgcaCTGTCATTCCTCTCTCATGATTTTAAAAAGACTATAttacttattctctctttctcattcctcaaTCTCAGAGAACATCAATAAATCAAGCAGAATGTCTCAACCTGAATATCTTACTGTATCtcactcatctctttctttaaacCTGAATATCTTGCTTAaatctcacttctctctcatttttggtCATTCCTCAATCTCAGAGAAC
Protein-coding sequences here:
- the LOC123498406 gene encoding LOW QUALITY PROTEIN: cytochrome c oxidase subunit 7A1, mitochondrial-like (The sequence of the model RefSeq protein was modified relative to this genomic sequence to represent the inferred CDS: inserted 1 base in 1 codon) — translated: MNCSRALIRTLATTTTRTARSETHPGYNKLRSTMKEFQIDNGLPIHLXGGVMDNLLFLSTLGVSGIGLFMCFKFYFSMAFPPKKE